A genomic stretch from Antarcticibacterium flavum includes:
- a CDS encoding O-acetylhomoserine aminocarboxypropyltransferase/cysteine synthase family protein yields MSTQKFATNALHAGHDVTTNGGTRAVPIYQTTSYVFKNSQHAADLFSLAEPGYIYTRINNPTNDVLEQRLAALEGGIAAVVTASGTAATTTALLTLLRTGDHIVASSSLYGGTYNLLNVTLPRFGITTTFVDASNPENFKKAAKENTRVFFVESLGNPKLDVTDLEAISGYAKEHKVPFFVDNTVATPALLRPIEHGADVVIHSLTKYINGNGTTLGGAIIDAGKFDWANGKFPEFTEPSAGYHGLVYHEALEEAAYIAKVRIEGLRDHGAALSPFNAFQILQGLETLELRIKKHSENALELAKWLKEQPEVKWVNYPGLEESPYNELAKKYLPKGQSGLLTFGVEGGFESAKVVADETKVFSLLANIGDTKSLIIHPASTTHQQLSDEQQESTGVTKDLIRLSVGLEDLEDLKADLKQAFEKTVKKALI; encoded by the coding sequence ATGAGCACACAAAAATTCGCGACAAACGCACTGCACGCAGGACATGATGTAACTACCAATGGAGGAACAAGAGCTGTTCCTATTTACCAGACCACTTCTTATGTATTTAAGAACTCACAACATGCTGCCGATCTATTTTCATTGGCAGAACCCGGGTACATTTACACGCGTATCAACAATCCCACCAACGATGTGCTGGAGCAAAGGCTAGCGGCGCTGGAAGGGGGAATTGCGGCCGTAGTTACCGCTTCAGGAACTGCTGCGACCACTACAGCATTGCTTACGCTGTTAAGGACCGGAGACCATATTGTTGCTTCCAGCAGTTTGTATGGGGGCACCTATAATCTTCTAAATGTTACCCTGCCAAGGTTTGGAATCACTACCACCTTTGTAGATGCCTCCAATCCTGAAAATTTCAAGAAAGCTGCAAAGGAAAATACCCGTGTCTTCTTCGTAGAGTCGCTGGGGAATCCGAAACTTGATGTAACGGACCTCGAGGCGATCTCCGGCTATGCAAAGGAGCATAAGGTTCCGTTTTTTGTGGATAACACGGTAGCCACTCCTGCACTTCTAAGGCCTATTGAGCATGGGGCAGATGTGGTAATTCATTCGCTTACAAAATACATTAACGGGAATGGTACTACCCTTGGAGGAGCCATTATAGATGCCGGGAAATTTGACTGGGCAAACGGAAAATTCCCTGAATTCACCGAGCCTTCTGCAGGATACCACGGCCTGGTATATCACGAGGCACTGGAGGAAGCCGCATATATTGCCAAAGTGCGTATTGAAGGCCTTCGGGATCACGGCGCGGCCTTGAGCCCCTTCAACGCTTTCCAGATCCTGCAAGGGCTGGAGACCCTGGAGTTGCGAATTAAGAAGCACAGTGAAAACGCCCTGGAACTTGCCAAATGGCTGAAAGAACAACCGGAAGTTAAATGGGTGAACTATCCCGGTCTGGAGGAAAGCCCGTATAATGAGCTTGCTAAAAAGTACCTTCCAAAAGGCCAGAGCGGCTTGCTCACTTTTGGTGTGGAAGGTGGTTTTGAGAGTGCCAAAGTCGTGGCAGATGAAACAAAAGTCTTCTCTCTGCTGGCCAATATTGGGGATACCAAATCCCTGATCATCCATCCTGCCAGCACTACTCACCAGCAGCTAAGCGATGAGCAGCAGGAGTCTACCGGCGTTACCAAAGACCTCATTAGACTTTCTGTAGGCCTGGAGGACCTGGAGGACCTTAAAGCCGATCTTAAACAGGCTTTTGAAAAAACAGTAAAAAAAGCACTCATATAA